A stretch of Amycolatopsis balhimycina FH 1894 DNA encodes these proteins:
- a CDS encoding NUDIX hydrolase, with translation MTRVDYYNDPNAPKANSIAVAVSAFIQDDEGRILMIKRTDNDLYSIPGGQLELGETLAEAAVREVREETGIECEVAEVIGLYSDPKHVIAYDDGEVRQEFSICFRATAVDGTLKTSKESKEVLWVSIEQLEKLTIHSSIQTRIEHALASSKDTYFT, from the coding sequence ATGACCCGAGTCGACTACTACAACGACCCGAACGCTCCCAAAGCCAACAGCATCGCGGTAGCAGTATCGGCATTCATCCAAGACGACGAAGGCCGGATCCTGATGATCAAGCGCACAGACAACGACCTGTACTCCATCCCGGGTGGCCAGTTGGAGCTCGGCGAGACGCTGGCCGAGGCCGCAGTCCGGGAGGTCCGGGAGGAGACCGGCATCGAGTGCGAAGTCGCTGAGGTGATTGGCCTGTACTCGGACCCAAAGCACGTAATCGCCTACGACGACGGCGAAGTGCGACAGGAGTTTTCTATCTGCTTTCGAGCAACCGCAGTCGACGGCACCCTAAAGACAAGCAAAGAGAGCAAGGAAGTGCTCTGGGTCAGTATCGAACAACTCGAAAAACTGACTATCCATTCGTCTATTCAAACCCGCATTGAGCACGCCCTAGCTTCATCGAAAGATACCTACTTCACATGA
- a CDS encoding DUF5919 domain-containing protein, translating to MPNERLRDALLRNGLTLEQVAKAVGVDQKTVERWITKNRTPYPKHRHKIAAMARESETYLWPDSVAPERKAETAAAELVQVFPHRNAVPVELWDRLIKEASETVEILVHAALFLVERPRFIKDLTAKAAAGARIRLVFGDPEGESVALRGEEEQLGDGTLAARIRNALASYRPLVGVDGVEMRFHNTTLYNSIFRFDDEMIINTHVYGFQGAHAPSLHLRRLSAGDLFETYSESFESVWDLAKPATFQETA from the coding sequence ATGCCGAACGAACGCCTGCGTGACGCGCTGCTGCGTAACGGCCTGACGCTGGAGCAGGTCGCGAAGGCTGTCGGGGTCGATCAGAAGACCGTCGAGCGCTGGATCACCAAGAACCGGACGCCCTACCCCAAGCACCGGCACAAGATCGCCGCCATGGCGCGCGAGTCGGAGACCTACCTGTGGCCGGACTCGGTCGCCCCGGAGCGCAAGGCCGAGACGGCTGCCGCCGAGCTTGTGCAGGTCTTCCCGCACCGCAACGCCGTCCCCGTCGAACTGTGGGACCGGCTGATCAAGGAAGCATCGGAGACCGTCGAGATCCTGGTCCACGCGGCGCTGTTCCTGGTCGAACGCCCTCGGTTCATCAAGGACCTGACAGCCAAGGCAGCGGCCGGCGCTCGAATCCGCCTCGTGTTCGGAGACCCCGAGGGGGAGAGCGTCGCTCTGCGCGGCGAGGAAGAGCAGCTTGGCGACGGGACGCTTGCGGCACGCATCCGCAATGCGCTGGCGTCCTATCGGCCGCTGGTCGGAGTCGACGGGGTGGAGATGCGGTTCCACAACACGACGCTCTACAACTCGATCTTCCGGTTCGACGACGAGATGATCATCAACACCCACGTGTACGGGTTCCAGGGAGCCCACGCCCCATCCCTCCACCTACGAAGACTGTCCGCCGGGGACCTCTTCGAGACCTACTCGGAGAGCTTCGAGTCAGTTTGGGACCTCGCCAAGCCGGCCACGTTCCAGGAGACAGCATGA